A region from the Pirellulales bacterium genome encodes:
- a CDS encoding mechanosensitive ion channel domain-containing protein, whose protein sequence is MDFPQTVESWRDALVGSFNHAFGQIIDKAPNVVGMVIVLVAGYIAARILDRVASALSDSLGLQTAAERSGLLDSMRQVGINRSVSWIVGRLTFWLTMCVFLTAAFNILDLPTLTTAMETLVGYIPKLLVATVVVVIGLLIATFLRGVVATSADRVGVTYAEHLANGVYYVLALMTFIAAFDQLGFQFELLQNMILIAFGAVSAGFALALGLGGKEVMGGILAGYYTRQRLHAGDHVHVCGMEGTVREVGPVATVIETDEDGLLNRHSVPNTKMLSEAVR, encoded by the coding sequence ATGGACTTCCCGCAAACCGTCGAATCGTGGCGCGATGCGCTCGTCGGCAGCTTCAATCACGCGTTTGGTCAGATTATCGACAAAGCCCCCAACGTTGTCGGCATGGTGATCGTATTGGTCGCGGGCTATATCGCGGCTCGGATTCTGGACCGCGTGGCCTCGGCCCTCAGCGATTCGCTAGGCCTGCAAACCGCCGCCGAGCGCAGCGGCTTGCTCGACTCGATGCGCCAAGTCGGGATCAACCGTAGCGTGTCGTGGATCGTCGGCCGGCTTACGTTCTGGCTCACGATGTGCGTGTTCCTCACAGCGGCGTTCAACATTCTTGATCTGCCGACGTTGACCACGGCTATGGAAACCTTGGTCGGTTACATTCCCAAGCTGCTGGTGGCCACGGTGGTCGTGGTGATCGGCCTGTTGATTGCCACCTTCCTCCGCGGGGTCGTCGCGACCAGTGCGGATCGCGTGGGCGTCACCTATGCCGAGCACCTGGCCAACGGCGTCTACTACGTGCTGGCCCTGATGACCTTCATCGCGGCCTTCGACCAGCTTGGGTTCCAGTTCGAGTTGTTGCAAAACATGATCTTGATCGCCTTCGGCGCCGTCTCGGCCGGGTTCGCCCTGGCCCTGGGCCTCGGTGGCAAGGAAGTGATGGGAGGCATCCTGGCCGGCTACTACACCCGGCAGCGGTTGCACGCCGGCGATCATGTGCATGTGTGCGGTATGGAGGGAACGGTGCGTGAGGTCGGTCCGGTCGCGACGGTCATCGAGACCGACGAGGACGGCCTGTTGAACCGACACAGCGTGCCGAATACCAAGATGCTGTCCGAGGCGGTTCGGTAA
- a CDS encoding YCF48-related protein: MDGLLPRRFIVWVIAIGVAAFASDTLRAADNLLAQSMLEDAELHDVTFADAENGWAVGDRGIIWRTENAGQSWEPISIGIACTLRSVHFNNAESGWAAGGQQRPYLDANKGVLLHTVDGGRTWEADKGTLLATFRAVKFFGPQGWALAEPSALFPSSVFYTDNEGRSWTPLADREPAEWTVADFANPQVAAIAGARGARAAISQRRLDPWQQAEYGLREPRAVRLASAQDGWLAGDGGLLLATHDGGRSWQPAPQEPPAGEQFDFRTVEIVDSHLWVAGSPGARVMHSPDGGTTWESQPTGQSLPINKLKFVDAERGWAVGALGTILVTIDGGRTWQKQHGARERVALLGVYSDAERVPLEAVARLAANEGYITAIELVTRRDAEPDTTAAVRQTERERAALLAIGCSSAERTWGFPLRQSGLQSDVEQIVDGWNRMYAGQGVERLEEHLVRQLRTWRPEIVFTSAASPSGDDPLGHLVNQVVLRAVADAGSSEKFPEQLSDVGLSPWTVKKVAGSLPAGKLGTINVNTSQLAPRLARSLADYAGNARGLLGDHYAAPPSAWGFRLYVDGVGQGMGQQDFFSGLSLAPASDTRRELPTAGRAGMDAMRQIAEKHRNLQAILAHTERSDRGAAVLLGQIADLTRGLDPETAGQTLFELGHTYRADGHWDFAASTFQLLAEKYPHHALAAPSLAWLVQYWSSSEALIRSQPAPEPRSRSVARNTAGLIPAAMPPPVSLPLPSVVQTAGRSETQPALTGPAARYVKAVDAAQALERIDAQAWSDMHVQFPLAIARTRTATAGPQVDRFFATVSNTRPRDAWWACARGEQWLFEATGAAPPKTAATARRAAEKPRLDGDLTDEVWQQAVRLELASPLSDDAEWPGTMMLAYDEEFLYVAIDCRRAPQANYPTENRTRERDADLSAQDRIELRLDVDRDWTTFYNLSVDHRGWTAEDCWGDASWNPRWFVAAARGEENWTVEAAIPLNQLSSEPVGPKTVWALGLQRIVPGVGFQSWTRPATVVGTPEGSGYIIFE; encoded by the coding sequence ATGGATGGTTTGTTGCCGCGACGATTCATCGTCTGGGTGATTGCGATCGGCGTTGCTGCCTTTGCCAGCGACACGCTACGTGCCGCCGACAATCTGCTTGCGCAGTCAATGCTCGAAGACGCCGAGTTGCATGACGTCACGTTCGCCGACGCCGAGAACGGTTGGGCCGTCGGGGACCGCGGCATCATTTGGCGCACCGAAAACGCCGGGCAATCTTGGGAGCCCATCTCTATCGGCATCGCTTGCACGCTGCGCAGCGTGCATTTCAATAATGCCGAAAGTGGCTGGGCAGCCGGCGGCCAACAGCGTCCCTACCTCGACGCCAATAAGGGCGTGCTGCTCCACACCGTCGATGGTGGGCGAACATGGGAAGCCGACAAGGGAACCCTGCTCGCCACCTTCCGCGCGGTGAAATTCTTCGGTCCGCAGGGTTGGGCCCTGGCCGAGCCATCGGCGCTGTTCCCTTCGAGCGTCTTCTACACCGACAACGAAGGACGATCCTGGACGCCGCTCGCGGACCGGGAACCTGCCGAGTGGACGGTCGCCGATTTTGCCAATCCGCAGGTGGCCGCCATCGCCGGCGCCCGCGGTGCCCGGGCGGCCATCAGCCAACGGCGGCTCGACCCGTGGCAGCAAGCCGAGTATGGATTGCGCGAGCCACGTGCCGTGCGCCTGGCCAGTGCCCAGGACGGCTGGCTCGCCGGCGATGGGGGCTTGCTACTGGCGACACATGACGGCGGTCGCTCGTGGCAGCCAGCTCCGCAGGAACCACCGGCCGGCGAGCAGTTCGATTTCCGAACGGTCGAAATTGTCGATTCGCATTTGTGGGTGGCTGGCAGTCCTGGCGCGCGCGTCATGCACTCGCCTGATGGCGGAACGACGTGGGAAAGTCAGCCAACCGGCCAATCGCTGCCGATCAACAAATTGAAATTCGTCGACGCCGAACGTGGTTGGGCTGTCGGCGCGCTGGGAACGATCCTGGTCACGATCGACGGGGGTCGCACCTGGCAAAAACAACACGGCGCGCGCGAGCGAGTTGCGCTACTCGGCGTGTACAGCGATGCCGAGCGCGTGCCGCTCGAGGCCGTGGCCCGGCTGGCAGCGAACGAAGGCTATATCACGGCCATCGAGCTCGTCACTCGCCGCGATGCCGAACCAGATACCACGGCCGCGGTACGTCAAACCGAACGCGAACGCGCTGCCTTATTGGCAATCGGTTGCAGTAGCGCCGAGCGCACTTGGGGTTTCCCGTTGCGTCAGAGTGGATTGCAATCCGACGTCGAACAAATCGTCGACGGCTGGAATCGCATGTATGCGGGCCAAGGGGTCGAACGCTTGGAGGAACACCTGGTGCGCCAACTGCGCACTTGGAGACCGGAAATCGTCTTCACTTCGGCCGCCAGTCCCAGCGGCGACGATCCACTCGGGCATCTCGTCAATCAAGTTGTGCTGCGCGCCGTCGCAGACGCCGGCAGCAGCGAGAAATTTCCCGAACAGTTGTCCGACGTCGGCCTGAGCCCCTGGACTGTGAAGAAAGTTGCGGGCAGTCTTCCTGCCGGCAAGCTCGGCACGATCAATGTCAACACATCGCAACTCGCCCCGCGACTGGCGCGATCACTGGCCGATTACGCCGGCAACGCCCGTGGACTACTTGGCGACCATTACGCCGCGCCCCCCAGTGCCTGGGGCTTTCGACTGTATGTCGATGGCGTAGGGCAAGGGATGGGGCAACAGGATTTCTTCAGCGGCCTGTCGCTGGCACCAGCGTCCGATACGCGACGAGAGCTTCCCACAGCCGGACGCGCCGGCATGGATGCGATGCGACAAATCGCGGAGAAGCATCGCAACCTGCAGGCAATCCTTGCGCATACCGAGCGATCCGACCGCGGCGCGGCCGTGCTGCTCGGACAAATTGCCGACCTGACGCGCGGCCTCGATCCCGAGACGGCCGGACAAACATTGTTCGAGTTGGGGCACACGTATCGCGCGGATGGGCATTGGGATTTCGCCGCCTCGACATTTCAGCTTCTCGCCGAGAAGTATCCGCATCACGCGCTGGCCGCACCGTCGCTGGCCTGGCTCGTGCAATATTGGAGCAGCAGTGAAGCGTTAATCCGTTCGCAGCCGGCCCCCGAACCCCGATCGCGCAGCGTGGCACGCAACACTGCCGGTTTGATTCCCGCGGCGATGCCGCCGCCGGTCAGTCTACCGCTGCCATCGGTCGTGCAAACTGCTGGTCGTAGCGAAACGCAGCCCGCGCTCACGGGCCCAGCCGCGCGATATGTGAAGGCCGTCGACGCAGCGCAGGCATTGGAACGGATCGATGCCCAGGCCTGGAGCGACATGCACGTTCAATTTCCCTTGGCCATTGCCAGGACGCGCACCGCGACCGCAGGCCCGCAGGTGGATCGTTTCTTTGCCACCGTCAGCAATACACGTCCTCGCGACGCGTGGTGGGCCTGCGCCCGCGGCGAGCAATGGTTGTTCGAAGCAACCGGTGCCGCCCCTCCGAAAACCGCGGCGACCGCGCGCCGCGCGGCCGAAAAGCCTCGCTTGGATGGCGACTTAACGGACGAAGTCTGGCAGCAGGCAGTGCGTTTGGAACTTGCTAGCCCGCTCTCGGACGATGCCGAGTGGCCGGGAACCATGATGTTGGCCTACGACGAAGAGTTCCTCTACGTTGCGATTGACTGCCGCCGCGCACCGCAGGCAAACTATCCGACCGAGAATCGCACCCGCGAGCGAGATGCCGATTTATCGGCGCAGGATCGAATCGAGTTGCGTTTGGATGTGGATCGGGACTGGACCACGTTCTACAACCTGTCGGTCGACCATCGTGGCTGGACGGCCGAAGATTGCTGGGGGGACGCCAGTTGGAATCCGCGCTGGTTCGTGGCGGCCGCGCGCGGCGAAGAAAACTGGACCGTCGAAGCGGCGATTCCGCTGAACCAGCTTTCGTCCGAGCCTGTCGGGCCAAAGACCGTCTGGGCGCTCGGCTTACAGCGGATCGTGCCAGGTGTGGGATTTCAATCCTGGACGCGCCCCGCGACCGTAGTCGGAACGCCCGAAGGGTCCGGCTATATCATCTTTGAATGA
- a CDS encoding histidine phosphatase family protein, whose amino-acid sequence MVIYVVRHAWAGQSGDPRYADDSLRPLTDKGRKRFRRMVKKLTKRGFHPAAVGTSPLIRTRQTAEVISDLCPAHPPVTILENLAPGGRLEPLLKWTRDQLPGDVAWVGHAPDVGSLAVDLIGAGHAQIDFEKGAVAAIRFAGPIAAGTGELIWLATADLMRC is encoded by the coding sequence ATGGTCATCTATGTCGTTCGCCACGCCTGGGCCGGTCAATCGGGTGATCCTCGCTACGCCGACGATTCTTTGCGTCCGCTCACGGACAAAGGGCGCAAACGATTTCGCCGGATGGTTAAGAAACTGACGAAGCGAGGTTTTCACCCGGCGGCCGTGGGAACGAGTCCACTGATTCGTACGCGTCAGACGGCCGAGGTCATTAGCGATCTCTGCCCGGCTCACCCCCCGGTGACAATTCTCGAAAACTTGGCGCCGGGTGGCCGCCTCGAACCGCTTCTAAAGTGGACGCGCGACCAACTGCCCGGGGACGTCGCCTGGGTGGGGCACGCTCCGGACGTCGGTAGCCTGGCGGTCGACCTGATCGGGGCCGGACATGCTCAGATCGACTTCGAAAAAGGGGCGGTTGCCGCAATTCGCTTTGCGGGGCCCATCGCCGCAGGCACCGGCGAATTAATCTGGCTGGCAACCGCCGATCTCATGCGTTGCTAA
- a CDS encoding cytochrome c peroxidase has product MRFRVTFAAAVCGLACCLFALTIGCGKPAEKKAAKADKKTKAEAATPAEDAKTATEKSADGSKEPIGTTEEVVSKPADAPAATASKRVLLGSPDLTAGIPGEGDLTVEQIKAWFDKPETLEKLEIDLPLGLNAGIQQAEAVLEANPMSRGMIELGRQLYFDKRLSSDGTISCASCHDPEQGFAAHTQFGVGVRGQTGGRNSPVSYNRIFSGPQFWDGRAGSLEEQAVGPIANPIEMANTHEQAVATVKGIEGYRMEFDKLFGGSDGANVNIDNIGKAIATFERAIVSGPSPFDYNEQLRAYASADLDELKEDPELLALYEKTKAAAAEHPMSESALRGREIFFTDKGSCTACHVGANLTDELHHNLGVGMDVEKPDLGRHDVTKDEKDKGSYKTPTIRNVALSAPYMHDGSHKTLEEVVAWYDKGGHPNPTLDPKIKKLNLTDQEKTDLVEFMKACTGDFPKIETGRLPK; this is encoded by the coding sequence ATGCGATTTCGCGTCACTTTCGCCGCCGCGGTTTGCGGGCTCGCGTGCTGTTTGTTCGCCTTAACCATCGGTTGTGGAAAGCCCGCCGAGAAGAAGGCCGCCAAGGCTGACAAGAAAACGAAGGCCGAAGCAGCCACACCGGCCGAAGATGCAAAAACAGCGACCGAGAAATCGGCCGATGGCTCGAAAGAGCCCATCGGGACTACTGAAGAGGTCGTTTCCAAGCCGGCAGATGCTCCTGCCGCTACCGCCAGCAAGCGCGTGCTGCTCGGCTCACCGGACCTGACGGCCGGTATCCCCGGTGAAGGTGACCTCACGGTCGAACAGATCAAGGCCTGGTTCGATAAACCTGAAACGCTCGAGAAGCTCGAAATCGATCTGCCACTGGGCTTGAACGCCGGCATCCAACAGGCCGAGGCCGTTCTCGAAGCCAATCCCATGTCGCGCGGAATGATCGAGCTGGGGCGGCAGCTCTACTTCGATAAGCGGCTGTCGTCCGACGGCACCATCAGCTGCGCCAGCTGCCATGACCCCGAGCAAGGCTTTGCCGCTCATACGCAATTCGGCGTCGGCGTGCGCGGACAGACGGGCGGGCGAAATTCGCCGGTCTCGTACAACCGGATTTTCAGCGGTCCGCAATTCTGGGACGGCCGTGCCGGCAGCCTGGAAGAGCAAGCCGTGGGACCGATCGCCAATCCGATCGAGATGGCTAACACGCACGAGCAAGCAGTGGCGACTGTTAAGGGCATCGAAGGCTATCGAATGGAGTTCGACAAGCTCTTCGGTGGCAGTGATGGGGCAAACGTAAATATCGACAACATCGGTAAGGCAATCGCCACGTTCGAGCGGGCGATCGTCAGCGGTCCCTCGCCGTTCGATTACAACGAACAGCTCCGGGCCTATGCCAGCGCCGACCTGGACGAGCTGAAGGAAGATCCGGAGCTGTTGGCCCTGTACGAGAAGACCAAGGCCGCCGCGGCCGAACATCCGATGTCCGAAAGCGCCCTGCGTGGACGCGAGATTTTTTTCACCGACAAAGGCTCCTGCACGGCTTGCCACGTCGGTGCGAATTTGACCGACGAGTTGCATCACAACCTGGGCGTGGGAATGGATGTCGAGAAGCCGGACCTGGGCCGGCATGACGTGACGAAGGACGAGAAAGACAAGGGGTCATACAAGACTCCCACAATTCGCAACGTCGCGCTCTCGGCGCCGTACATGCACGACGGCTCGCACAAGACGCTGGAAGAAGTCGTGGCCTGGTACGACAAGGGGGGTCACCCAAACCCCACTCTCGATCCCAAGATCAAGAAGCTAAATCTGACGGATCAAGAAAAGACGGACTTGGTCGAGTTCATGAAGGCTTGCACCGGCGACTTTCCGAAGATCGAAACCGGTCGATTGCCGAAGTAA
- a CDS encoding iron-sulfur cluster assembly scaffold protein: MPSNEDELYQEHILEHYEDPYHRGRVAHATHSHEDDNPLCGDVVRIDLAIDPQGKIQEVYFDGDGCCISQAAASMLVEHFDQKTLDEIKNFTAEDMLRLFGAKLTPNRQKCCLLSWRVLQAAVYSRVDKDGTTTGPSAASSN; encoded by the coding sequence ATGCCCAGTAACGAAGACGAACTGTATCAGGAACATATCCTCGAGCATTACGAGGATCCGTACCATCGTGGGCGCGTGGCGCACGCGACGCATTCGCACGAAGACGACAACCCGCTCTGCGGCGACGTCGTGCGCATCGATTTGGCCATCGATCCGCAAGGCAAGATTCAAGAGGTCTATTTCGACGGTGACGGCTGCTGCATCAGCCAAGCCGCGGCCTCGATGCTGGTCGAGCATTTCGACCAGAAGACGCTCGACGAGATCAAGAATTTCACGGCCGAGGACATGCTGCGGCTGTTTGGCGCCAAGCTGACTCCGAATCGGCAGAAATGCTGCCTGCTGTCGTGGCGCGTGCTGCAGGCGGCCGTCTATTCGCGGGTGGATAAAGACGGAACCACGACCGGTCCTTCGGCGGCCTCTTCCAACTAG
- a CDS encoding cysteine desulfurase, translated as MSTLTPVLPLDPEALRVDFPILSVRLHDNVPLVYLDNAATTQRPREVIQSLVDVYEKQYANVHRGIHWLSDQSTDLFEEAREKVRVFINAPAREQVIFTYGTTEGINLVARSWGAANIVAGDEIVLTEMEHHSNLVPWQQLAAERGAVLRHVPMTADGLLDMQQFSALLNKRTKLVAVGAVSNVLGTINPVAEIVRQAHAAGAVVLVDAAQSVPHMATDVQALDVDFLAFSGHKMLGPSGVGILYGRRELLEAMPPFLGGGSMIRRVKLDSFEPAALPAKFEAGTPPIVPAIGLGAAIDYLNRVGLEKIHAYEQILTERAHQVLSEVGGVHILGPAPAEKGGIVSFTVEGVHAHDVAQLLDRQGIAIRAGHHCAMPLHKRLGVNASARASFYFYNTLAEVELLGTALADAKRVFRKK; from the coding sequence ATGAGTACGCTGACGCCGGTTTTGCCACTCGATCCCGAGGCGCTGCGCGTCGACTTTCCGATTCTTTCGGTGCGTCTGCACGACAACGTGCCGCTGGTTTACCTCGACAATGCTGCCACCACGCAGCGGCCGCGCGAAGTCATTCAATCGCTCGTGGATGTTTATGAAAAGCAGTATGCCAACGTTCACCGCGGCATTCACTGGTTGAGCGATCAAAGCACCGACCTGTTTGAAGAGGCGCGCGAGAAAGTCCGGGTGTTCATTAACGCGCCGGCCCGTGAGCAGGTGATCTTCACCTATGGCACGACCGAAGGTATCAACCTCGTCGCGCGCAGTTGGGGTGCGGCGAACATCGTTGCCGGGGACGAAATTGTGCTTACCGAGATGGAGCACCATTCGAATCTGGTTCCCTGGCAGCAATTGGCCGCCGAGCGCGGCGCCGTTTTACGACACGTGCCGATGACTGCCGACGGATTGCTCGACATGCAGCAGTTTTCGGCACTGCTGAACAAGCGCACGAAGCTGGTCGCCGTCGGGGCTGTCTCGAACGTGCTGGGCACGATCAATCCCGTGGCCGAAATCGTTCGCCAGGCGCATGCCGCGGGGGCGGTCGTGTTAGTCGACGCGGCCCAAAGCGTGCCGCACATGGCGACCGACGTGCAGGCGCTGGACGTCGATTTCCTGGCCTTTAGCGGCCATAAAATGCTCGGACCGTCAGGCGTAGGCATCCTGTATGGGCGGCGCGAATTGCTCGAGGCCATGCCGCCATTTCTCGGTGGCGGTAGCATGATTCGCCGCGTGAAGCTCGATTCGTTCGAACCGGCCGCATTGCCGGCCAAGTTCGAGGCCGGCACGCCGCCGATCGTACCCGCCATCGGCCTGGGGGCCGCGATCGATTATCTGAATCGCGTCGGCCTGGAGAAGATTCACGCCTACGAGCAGATCCTCACCGAGCGCGCCCATCAGGTGCTCAGTGAAGTGGGGGGCGTACATATCCTCGGACCAGCCCCGGCCGAAAAAGGGGGCATCGTCAGCTTCACGGTTGAAGGCGTGCATGCTCACGACGTGGCCCAGTTGCTCGATCGGCAGGGAATCGCGATCCGCGCCGGCCACCACTGCGCGATGCCGCTCCATAAACGGTTGGGGGTCAACGCCAGCGCCCGCGCCAGCTTCTACTTCTACAACACCTTGGCCGAGGTCGAATTGCTCGGCACGGCGCTCGCGGACGCGAAGCGCGTCTTTCGCAAGAAATAG
- a CDS encoding SDR family oxidoreductase has product MTLNGRIALVTGASRGIGRAAAIALAEAGADVAINFNSHPEEAESVADAVHAAGRRSLLLPGDIGDVQVANDAVEKTVRQFGRLDIAVTNAAYSDREVFHQADLDGFHRTVQVTMWGAFYTLRAATQQMIEQGDGGSIVVISSPHAVIPVPRSMAYNMAKAAIDQMARTAAIELVEERIRVNIIHPGWIDTPGERKFATEEQIQRGGEKLPWKRLGKPEEIGRGVVFLCDPASDYITGSTLGIDGGATLPWWASRGSAVPE; this is encoded by the coding sequence GTGACTCTGAACGGAAGAATTGCCCTGGTGACCGGCGCCAGCCGTGGCATTGGCCGCGCCGCGGCGATTGCACTGGCGGAAGCCGGCGCCGATGTGGCGATAAATTTCAACTCGCATCCGGAGGAAGCCGAGAGCGTGGCTGACGCCGTGCATGCCGCCGGACGCAGGTCGCTATTGCTGCCAGGCGATATCGGCGACGTCCAAGTCGCGAACGATGCTGTCGAGAAAACCGTGCGGCAGTTCGGCCGGCTCGACATCGCCGTCACGAACGCCGCTTACAGCGACCGCGAGGTTTTTCATCAGGCGGACCTCGATGGATTTCACCGTACGGTCCAGGTCACGATGTGGGGGGCGTTCTACACGCTGCGGGCCGCGACACAACAGATGATCGAACAAGGGGACGGCGGCTCGATCGTTGTTATCAGTTCGCCGCACGCCGTGATCCCGGTGCCCCGCTCGATGGCCTACAACATGGCAAAGGCTGCGATCGATCAAATGGCGCGCACCGCCGCGATCGAGCTGGTCGAAGAGCGAATCCGCGTGAACATCATCCACCCAGGCTGGATCGATACGCCCGGGGAACGCAAATTCGCGACCGAGGAACAGATTCAGCGCGGCGGCGAGAAGCTCCCCTGGAAGCGATTGGGTAAGCCCGAAGAAATCGGCCGCGGCGTGGTTTTTCTGTGTGATCCGGCGAGCGATTACATCACTGGCTCGACGCTGGGGATCGACGGCGGGGCGACGCTGCCGTGGTGGGCGTCGCGGGGCTCGGCTGTGCCGGAATAG
- the leuD gene encoding 3-isopropylmalate dehydratase small subunit encodes MKPFVKHHGLVAAMDRANVDTDQIIPKQFLKRIERTGFGQFLFQDWRRNEDGSDNPQFELNLPRNRGATILLARRNFGCGSSREHAPWALEDYGFRAIIAPSFADIFYNNCFKNGLLPVRLDEAIVDDLFKRAAREGFQLTVDLEKCSIEDDAGLKIAFEVEPSRRHSLLNGLDDIGLTLAHEDTITAYEAAHAG; translated from the coding sequence ATGAAACCGTTCGTCAAGCATCACGGTCTGGTCGCGGCGATGGATCGCGCCAATGTGGATACCGACCAGATCATTCCCAAGCAATTCCTCAAGCGAATCGAGCGAACCGGCTTTGGGCAGTTCCTGTTTCAGGATTGGCGTCGCAACGAAGACGGCTCGGATAATCCTCAGTTCGAGTTGAATTTGCCCCGCAATCGGGGCGCCACGATTCTGCTGGCGCGGCGCAATTTCGGCTGCGGCTCGAGCCGGGAACACGCGCCGTGGGCGCTCGAAGATTACGGCTTTCGCGCGATCATCGCCCCCAGCTTCGCCGACATCTTCTACAATAATTGCTTCAAGAACGGTCTGCTGCCGGTGCGACTTGACGAGGCGATCGTGGATGATCTCTTCAAGCGCGCAGCACGCGAAGGATTTCAACTGACGGTCGATCTGGAAAAGTGTTCGATCGAGGACGACGCCGGCTTGAAGATCGCGTTCGAGGTCGAACCCTCGCGACGCCATTCACTGCTCAACGGGCTGGATGACATCGGCCTGACGCTCGCGCACGAAGACACGATCACGGCCTACGAAGCAGCGCACGCCGGTTAG
- the leuC gene encoding 3-isopropylmalate dehydratase large subunit translates to MISPSSRPRTMFDKVWDAHVVHAEEGKPTILYIDLHLVHEVTSAQAFEGLRLAKRQVRQPARTVATPDHNIPTTDRSLPILDPISKQQIDTLRNNCREFGVKLYDLDNAQQGIVHVIGPELGLTQPGMTIVCGDSHTATHGALGAMAFGIGTSEVEHVLATQTLLQYRPKTFEVRFEGALARGVTAKDLILYLIGQLTTDGGTGYAIEYTGSAIRAMDMEERMTVCNMSIEAGARCGMIAPDDVTYDYLRGREFAPRNFDVAVARWKELPTDPGAKYDRVQIFQAADVAPQVTWGTNPGQVAKVVDKVPNPAELADENERKSAASALSYMGLKAGTPIADVALDRVFIGSCTNSRISDLRAAAAVVKGYRIADKVHAMVVPGSGQVKRQAEAEGLDRVFKEAGFEWREAGCSMCLGMNPDTLSPGERCASTSNRNFEGRQGKGGRTHLVSPAMAAAAAVTGHFVDIREWKYK, encoded by the coding sequence ATGATTTCACCATCATCCCGCCCCCGTACGATGTTCGACAAGGTTTGGGATGCACATGTCGTGCATGCCGAAGAGGGGAAGCCCACGATCCTGTATATCGATCTGCACCTGGTCCACGAAGTGACCAGCGCCCAGGCATTCGAAGGGCTGCGCCTGGCCAAACGTCAGGTCCGGCAACCGGCCCGCACCGTGGCCACGCCCGATCACAACATTCCCACGACCGACCGGTCGCTGCCGATTCTGGACCCGATTTCAAAACAGCAAATCGACACTCTACGGAACAATTGTCGCGAGTTCGGCGTCAAGCTGTACGACCTGGATAACGCCCAGCAGGGGATCGTTCACGTCATCGGCCCTGAGCTCGGCCTGACGCAGCCCGGCATGACGATCGTTTGCGGCGACAGCCACACCGCCACGCACGGCGCGTTGGGGGCAATGGCTTTTGGCATCGGCACCAGCGAAGTCGAGCACGTGTTGGCCACGCAGACGCTGTTGCAATATCGCCCCAAGACGTTCGAAGTTCGCTTCGAGGGCGCGCTAGCGCGGGGCGTAACGGCCAAGGATCTGATCCTGTACCTGATTGGCCAGCTCACCACCGACGGCGGAACGGGCTATGCCATCGAGTACACCGGCAGTGCCATTCGCGCCATGGATATGGAAGAGCGCATGACCGTGTGCAACATGTCGATCGAAGCCGGCGCACGCTGCGGCATGATCGCACCGGACGACGTCACGTACGACTATCTGCGCGGCCGTGAATTCGCGCCACGCAACTTTGACGTGGCCGTAGCTCGCTGGAAAGAGTTGCCGACCGACCCGGGTGCGAAATACGACCGCGTCCAGATCTTTCAGGCCGCGGACGTGGCGCCGCAGGTTACCTGGGGAACGAATCCGGGCCAGGTGGCCAAGGTCGTCGACAAGGTGCCGAATCCGGCCGAGCTGGCGGATGAAAACGAGCGCAAGAGTGCCGCCAGTGCGCTGAGTTACATGGGGCTCAAGGCCGGCACCCCGATCGCGGACGTGGCACTCGATCGGGTCTTTATCGGCTCCTGCACCAACAGCCGCATTAGCGACCTGCGGGCCGCGGCGGCAGTTGTTAAGGGATATCGCATTGCGGACAAGGTCCACGCCATGGTCGTGCCCGGCAGTGGACAAGTGAAACGGCAGGCCGAGGCCGAGGGGCTCGATCGCGTCTTCAAGGAAGCGGGATTCGAATGGCGCGAGGCCGGATGCAGCATGTGCCTGGGCATGAATCCCGACACCCTTTCGCCGGGCGAGCGCTGTGCATCGACCAGCAACCGCAACTTCGAAGGGCGGCAAGGCAAGGGAGGCCGCACGCACTTGGTGTCGCCGGCCATGGCCGCGGCTGCCGCGGTGACGGGGCATTTCGTCGACATTCGCGAATGGAAATACAAGTAA